One genomic segment of Ricinus communis isolate WT05 ecotype wild-type chromosome 3, ASM1957865v1, whole genome shotgun sequence includes these proteins:
- the LOC107260947 gene encoding protein FAR1-RELATED SEQUENCE 6-like isoform X1, whose amino-acid sequence MFLANLTRWRGTQISQFSSSQMEEVCLNSQPLFDESDDYEVDEDCSVLGQDNETGKRYSRKEPLQPTIGLEFDSFDEAYNFYNVYAKEQGFGIRVGNSWFRSKRKERYRAKLSCSSAGFKKKSEANNPRPETRTGCPAMIVIRLVDSKKWRIVEVELGHNHPVNPQIQRFYKSHKRMILAARKAQPPPEPVTEIHTIKLYRTALVDGCNGYLNVHEREGSNSVDHSKHLELKEGDAHAVYNYFCRMKLTNPNFFYLMDFDDDGRLRNVFWADARSRTAYGYFCDTVAIDTTCLANKFEIPLISFVGVNHHGQSILLGCGFLGHESVEYFVWIFRAWVKCMQGRTPQVIVTDQCKPLQSAVSEVFPEARHCYCLWYIMQKVPERLGGLKGFEAIKQQLNKAVYNSLKIAEFETSWAEMIRRHGLGDNKWLQTLYAERQRWVPVYLKDISFAGMIPIKENEGSNSFFDGYVHKHTSFKEFVDKYDLVLHRKHLKEAMADAESRNSSFEFKTRCNFEVQLSKVYTKEMFKKFQCEVEGMYSCFNTRQVSVNGPIVTYIVKERLEVEGNEKEVKHFEVLYETSQVDIRCICSLFNYKGYLCRHALNVLNYNGVEEIPARYILRRWSKTFKRMCVPDHESTNIDVYNPIYWHSHLYKCAIPIVEEGAQLPDHYKIALQELEDLLNKLNLVDN is encoded by the exons ATGTTTCTTGCTAACCTGACAAGATGGAGAGGAACACAAATTTCTCAATTCTCAAGCTCTCAG ATGGAGGAAGTTTGTCTCAACAGTCAGCCCCTGTTTGATGAAAGCGATGACTATGAGGTTGACGAAGACTGTAGTGTATTGGGACAGGATAATGAAACCGGAAAAAGATATTCAAGAAAGGAACCCCTCCAACCTACCATTGGATTGGAGTTTGATTCTTTTGATGAAgcttataatttttacaatgTTTATGCCAAGGAACAAGGATTTGGTATCAGAGTGGGCAATTCCTGGTTCAGAtcaaagagaaaggaaagatatAGAGCTAAACTTAGCTGCAGTAGTGCaggttttaaaaaaaagagtgaAGCAAACAATCCACGGCCGGAAACAAGAACTGGTTGTCCTGCAATGATAGTCATTAGGCTTGTGGACTCAAAAAAGTGGAGAATAGTTGAAGTTGAGCTCGGGCACAACCATCCGGTAAACCCTCAGATCCAGCGGTTTTACAAGTCTCATAAAAGAATGATTCTTGCAGCCAGAAAAGCACAACCACCACCAGAGCCTGTCACAGAAATACACACCATCAAGTTGTATCGAACAGCTCTAGTGGATGGGTGTAATGGATACTTAAATGTTCATGAAAGAGAAGGTTCTAATTCTGTTGATCACTCTAAACATCTGGAACTTAAAGAAGGAGATGCACATGCAGTGTACAATTACTTTTGTCGTATGAAGTTGACCAATCCAAACTTCTTTTACTTGATGGATTTTGACGATGATGGGCGCCTGAGGAATGTTTTCTGGGCTGATGCTAGATCTAGGACTGCATATGGTTATTTTTGTGATACAGTTGCAATTGACACGACATGCTTGGCAAACAAATTTGAGATCCCTCTTATTTCATTTGTTGGTGTGAATCACCATGGGCAATCAATACTATTGGGCTGTGGGTTTCTTGGCCATGAGTCAGTAGAGTATTTTGTCTGGATTTTCAGGGCTTGGGTTAAATGCATGCAAGGTCGAACACCGCAGGTTATTGTTACTGATCAGTGTAAACCCTTGCAAAGTGCTGTGTCTGAGGTCTTCCCTGAAGCTCGTCATTGTTACTGTCTGTGGTACATCATGCAAAAAGTACCAGAGAGGTTGGGAGGGTTGAAGGGATTTGAAGCCATCAAACAACAACTGAACAAAGCTGTCTATAATTCGTTGAAAATAGCCGAGTTTGAAACTTCTTGGGCTGAAATGATCAGGCGGCATGGACTTGGTGATAACAAATGGCTACAAACATTATATGCAGAGCGACAACGATGGGTCCCAGTTTATTTGAAGGACATATCTTTCGCAGGAATGATCCCCATCAAGGAAAATGAGGGCTCCAATTCTTTTTTCGATGGCTATGTGCATAAACACACATCGTTTAAGGAATTTGTTGATAAGTATGATCTAGTCCTGCACAGGAAACACCTTAAAGAAGCCATGGCAGATGCAGAGTCAAGAAACTCGAGCTTCGAATTCAAAACAAGATGCAACTTTGAGGTACAGCTCTCTAAAGTGTACACTAAGGAGATGTTTAAAAAGTTTCAGTGTGAGGTCGAGGGGATGTACTCTTGCTTCAACACAAGACAGGTGAGTGTTAATGGGCCAATAGTGACCTACATAGTGAAAGAACGCCTCGAAGTAGAGGGAAATGAGAAGGAGGTCAAGCATTTTGAGGTTTTATATGAGACAAGCCAGGTGGATATCCGATGTATATGCAGCTTGTTCAATTACAAAGGTTATTTATGTAGGCATGCACTGAATGTTCTTAACTATAATGGGGTGGAAGAGATACCTGCTCGCTACATTCTGCGGCGTTGGAGTAAAACTTTTAAGCGAATGTGTGTCCCAGATCACGAGTCCACTAATATTGATGTGTATAACCCAATTTACTGGCACAGTCATCTGTATAAATGTGCCATTCCTATTGTGGAAGAAGGAGCACAATTACCTGATCATTATAAGATTGCATTACAAGAATTAGAGGATTTGTTGAACAAATTAAATCTTGTAGACAACTAG
- the LOC8259432 gene encoding PX domain-containing protein EREL1 isoform X2 — MTKLLSDIDLSRSMAVASFLELEAAARSSFQDVNQQLSEASPAADRATSSLQIPLNSTSSLNVGSSSVTSDYGSDTAYETSELGTPRLGRDEQCDVGIEDLTLDEDLTNPIEKLVKYGMSNIDEGLFMGQTILEQLEGLPRHKPHATHMNNVTGKDTYNGNASRISFPASNGMELFSETEPGKVFGHGRKLSSESVGSDGSSLRGSEISNSGTPNLSGDGSLDLPGGVDVSSVAGILGSAELQFSGDAQIILPSDQRQKMNRALLTMQRRLVTAKTDMEDLIARLHQEIAVKDYLTTKVKDLEAELETTKQKNKENLQQAILIERERLTQMQWDMEELRRKSFEMELKLKSKEDDNSSRELKMGSTDLEKDMALQELDATKKQLQNLSKQYEELEAKSKADIKFLAKEFKTLKSSQAVLKEELSQSVREKYEVEKLLQEEREMRMHEKNARKKLLYDCRTLCNRLKECNLNLSSEEEDEFIVESSLADALDLLSTSDDQIALLLAEAQGLFEDDKIAASDDDMQELQKMLANIITDNVKLRKRVNSVMRCALHTGNLSRNSDEAPSKINHVER, encoded by the exons ATGACAAAGTTGCTATCTGACATTGATTTATCACGAAGCATGGCAGTGGCATCTTTTCTTGAACTAGAGGCTGCTGCGAGGTCTT CATTTCAGGATGTAAACCAGCAGTTATCTGAGGCGAGCCCTGCTGCTGATCGTGCAACTTCTTCACTTCAGATACCTCTGAATTCAACTTCTTCTCTCAATGTTGGTAGTTCGTCAGTTACATCAGATTATGGCAGTGATACTGCTTATGAAACATCTGAGCTTGGAACACCAAGGTTAGGAAGGGATGAACAGTGTGATGTAGGAATAGAGGATCTAACGTTGGATGAAGATTTGACGAATCCAATAGAAAAGCTTGTGAAGTATGGGATGTCCAATATTGATGAGGGACTGTTCATGGGACAGACTATTTTGGAGCAGCTTGAAGGTTTACCTAGGCACAAACCGCATGCCACTCATATGAATAATGTCACAGGGAAGGATACATACAATGGAAATGCTTCTAGAATCTCATTTCCTGCTAGCAATGGCATGGAACTTTTCTCTGAGACAGAGCCTGGCAAGGTCTTTGGTCATGGTCGGAAGTTATCTAGTGAGAGTGTTGGAAGTGATGGAAGTTCTCTAAGAGGCAGTGAAATATCAAACTCTGGCACACCAAATTTATCTGGGGATGGGTCTCTTGACCTTCCTGGAGGTGTTGATGTTTCGAGTGTGGCTGGAATTCTTGGCAGCGCAGAGTTGCAGTTTTCAGGTGATGCACAAATAATCCTTCCATCGGATCAGCGTCAGAAAATGAATAGAGCTCTATTAACCATGCAGAGGAGGTTAGTCACTGCAAAAACAGACATGGAGGATCTTATTGCAAGATTACATCAAGAAATAGCCGTGAAAGATTATCTTACAACAAAG GTGAAGGATTTGGAGGCAGAACTTGAAACAAccaaacagaaaaataaagaaaacctGCAGCAAGCTATTTTGATAGAGAGGGAAAGACTTACCCAAATGCAGTGGGATATGGAGGAACTGAGGCGGAAATCGTTTGAAATGGAGTTGAAGTTGAAGTCTAAAGAG GATGACAACTCAAGTAGAGAATTGAAAATGGGATCCACTGATCTGGAGAAAGACATGGCACTGCAGGAGTTGGATGCTACTAAGAAGCAGCTTCAGAATTTGTCTAAACAGTACGAGGAGCTAGAAGCAAAATCAAAAGCAGATATTAAGTTTCTTGCTAAAGAGTTCAAAACCCTGAAAAGTTCCCAGGCAGTACTGAAGGAGGAGCTTAGTCAATCAGtgagagaaaaatatgaagtCGAG AAACTTCTTCAAGAGGAAAGAGAAATGCGTATGCATGAGAAAAATGCTCGAAAGAAGCTGCTATATGACTGCAGGACGCTTTGCAACCGGCTTAAGGAGTGCAATCTTAACCTATCTAGCGAGGAGGAGGATGAATTTATTGTGGAATCTTCACTGGCAGATGCATTAGATTTGTTGTCTACATCTGATGATCAAATTGCGCTTCTACTTGCAGAg GCACAAGGGCTATTTGAAGATGACAAAATTGCTGCTTCTGATGATGATATGCAAGAGCTGCAGAAGATGCTAGCAAATATAATTACGGATAATGTGAAATTAAGGAAACGGGTGAATTCTGTCATGCGCTGTGCTCTTCATACAGGCAACCTGTCTAGGAATAGTGATGAGGCTCCTTCAAAAATCAATCATGTAGAAAGATGA
- the LOC107260947 gene encoding protein FAR1-RELATED SEQUENCE 6-like isoform X2 has translation MEEVCLNSQPLFDESDDYEVDEDCSVLGQDNETGKRYSRKEPLQPTIGLEFDSFDEAYNFYNVYAKEQGFGIRVGNSWFRSKRKERYRAKLSCSSAGFKKKSEANNPRPETRTGCPAMIVIRLVDSKKWRIVEVELGHNHPVNPQIQRFYKSHKRMILAARKAQPPPEPVTEIHTIKLYRTALVDGCNGYLNVHEREGSNSVDHSKHLELKEGDAHAVYNYFCRMKLTNPNFFYLMDFDDDGRLRNVFWADARSRTAYGYFCDTVAIDTTCLANKFEIPLISFVGVNHHGQSILLGCGFLGHESVEYFVWIFRAWVKCMQGRTPQVIVTDQCKPLQSAVSEVFPEARHCYCLWYIMQKVPERLGGLKGFEAIKQQLNKAVYNSLKIAEFETSWAEMIRRHGLGDNKWLQTLYAERQRWVPVYLKDISFAGMIPIKENEGSNSFFDGYVHKHTSFKEFVDKYDLVLHRKHLKEAMADAESRNSSFEFKTRCNFEVQLSKVYTKEMFKKFQCEVEGMYSCFNTRQVSVNGPIVTYIVKERLEVEGNEKEVKHFEVLYETSQVDIRCICSLFNYKGYLCRHALNVLNYNGVEEIPARYILRRWSKTFKRMCVPDHESTNIDVYNPIYWHSHLYKCAIPIVEEGAQLPDHYKIALQELEDLLNKLNLVDN, from the coding sequence ATGGAGGAAGTTTGTCTCAACAGTCAGCCCCTGTTTGATGAAAGCGATGACTATGAGGTTGACGAAGACTGTAGTGTATTGGGACAGGATAATGAAACCGGAAAAAGATATTCAAGAAAGGAACCCCTCCAACCTACCATTGGATTGGAGTTTGATTCTTTTGATGAAgcttataatttttacaatgTTTATGCCAAGGAACAAGGATTTGGTATCAGAGTGGGCAATTCCTGGTTCAGAtcaaagagaaaggaaagatatAGAGCTAAACTTAGCTGCAGTAGTGCaggttttaaaaaaaagagtgaAGCAAACAATCCACGGCCGGAAACAAGAACTGGTTGTCCTGCAATGATAGTCATTAGGCTTGTGGACTCAAAAAAGTGGAGAATAGTTGAAGTTGAGCTCGGGCACAACCATCCGGTAAACCCTCAGATCCAGCGGTTTTACAAGTCTCATAAAAGAATGATTCTTGCAGCCAGAAAAGCACAACCACCACCAGAGCCTGTCACAGAAATACACACCATCAAGTTGTATCGAACAGCTCTAGTGGATGGGTGTAATGGATACTTAAATGTTCATGAAAGAGAAGGTTCTAATTCTGTTGATCACTCTAAACATCTGGAACTTAAAGAAGGAGATGCACATGCAGTGTACAATTACTTTTGTCGTATGAAGTTGACCAATCCAAACTTCTTTTACTTGATGGATTTTGACGATGATGGGCGCCTGAGGAATGTTTTCTGGGCTGATGCTAGATCTAGGACTGCATATGGTTATTTTTGTGATACAGTTGCAATTGACACGACATGCTTGGCAAACAAATTTGAGATCCCTCTTATTTCATTTGTTGGTGTGAATCACCATGGGCAATCAATACTATTGGGCTGTGGGTTTCTTGGCCATGAGTCAGTAGAGTATTTTGTCTGGATTTTCAGGGCTTGGGTTAAATGCATGCAAGGTCGAACACCGCAGGTTATTGTTACTGATCAGTGTAAACCCTTGCAAAGTGCTGTGTCTGAGGTCTTCCCTGAAGCTCGTCATTGTTACTGTCTGTGGTACATCATGCAAAAAGTACCAGAGAGGTTGGGAGGGTTGAAGGGATTTGAAGCCATCAAACAACAACTGAACAAAGCTGTCTATAATTCGTTGAAAATAGCCGAGTTTGAAACTTCTTGGGCTGAAATGATCAGGCGGCATGGACTTGGTGATAACAAATGGCTACAAACATTATATGCAGAGCGACAACGATGGGTCCCAGTTTATTTGAAGGACATATCTTTCGCAGGAATGATCCCCATCAAGGAAAATGAGGGCTCCAATTCTTTTTTCGATGGCTATGTGCATAAACACACATCGTTTAAGGAATTTGTTGATAAGTATGATCTAGTCCTGCACAGGAAACACCTTAAAGAAGCCATGGCAGATGCAGAGTCAAGAAACTCGAGCTTCGAATTCAAAACAAGATGCAACTTTGAGGTACAGCTCTCTAAAGTGTACACTAAGGAGATGTTTAAAAAGTTTCAGTGTGAGGTCGAGGGGATGTACTCTTGCTTCAACACAAGACAGGTGAGTGTTAATGGGCCAATAGTGACCTACATAGTGAAAGAACGCCTCGAAGTAGAGGGAAATGAGAAGGAGGTCAAGCATTTTGAGGTTTTATATGAGACAAGCCAGGTGGATATCCGATGTATATGCAGCTTGTTCAATTACAAAGGTTATTTATGTAGGCATGCACTGAATGTTCTTAACTATAATGGGGTGGAAGAGATACCTGCTCGCTACATTCTGCGGCGTTGGAGTAAAACTTTTAAGCGAATGTGTGTCCCAGATCACGAGTCCACTAATATTGATGTGTATAACCCAATTTACTGGCACAGTCATCTGTATAAATGTGCCATTCCTATTGTGGAAGAAGGAGCACAATTACCTGATCATTATAAGATTGCATTACAAGAATTAGAGGATTTGTTGAACAAATTAAATCTTGTAGACAACTAG
- the LOC8259431 gene encoding 14 kDa proline-rich protein DC2.15 → MASKNLPAFIFILSILISSTFSDACGSCQPKPKPTPPAVSPPSKPSCPIDALKLGVCADLLGLVNVVVGDPPSGSKCCAVLQGLVDAEAALCLCTAIKANVLGINLNVPVSLSLLVSACSKSVPPGFQCPS, encoded by the coding sequence ATGGCTTCCAAGAATCTCCCTgccttcatttttattctttctatCCTAATCTCCTCGACATTCTCAGATGCTTGCGGTTCTTGCCAGCCTAAGCCAAAGCCAACGCCTCCTGCAGTGTCTCCTCCTTCCAAGCCAAGTTGCCCAATAGATGCATTGAAGCTAGGGGTTTGTGCAGACCTTCTTGGACTTGTCAATGTTGTAGTGGGGGATCCTCCTTCAGGCAGCAAGTGCTGTGCTGTGCTTCAGGGTCTAGTTGATGCAGAAGCCGCTTTGTGTCTATGCACTGCTATTAAAGCAAATGTTCTTGGAATCAACTTGAATGTGCCTGTTTCACTCAGCTTGCTTGTCAGTGCTTGTAGCAAATCTGTTCCTCCTGGCTTCCAATGTCCATCCTAG
- the LOC8259430 gene encoding vesicle-associated membrane protein 711 → MAILYALVARGSVVLAEFTATATNASAIARQILEKIPGNNDSHVSYSQDRYIFHVKRTDGLTVLCMADDTAGRRIPFAFLEDIHQRFVRTYGRAVHSAQAYAMNDEFSRVLNQQMEYYSNDPNADRINRLKGEMSQVRNVMIENIDKVLERGDRLELLVDKTANMQGNTFRFRKQARRFRNTVWWRNVKLTIALIVLILVIVYVVLAFVCHGPALPRCLK, encoded by the exons ATGGCGATTCTATATGCACTGGTCGCGAGGGGATCGGTGGTGCTGGCTGAGTTTACAGCGACGGCGACAAACGCAAGCGCGATTGCTAGGCAAATATTGGAGAAGATACCGGGGAATAATGATAGTCACGTCTCTTATTCCCAAGATCGGTATATATTTCATGTCAAGCGCACCGATGGCCTTACTGTTCTCTGTATGGCCGATGATACCGCTGGAA GAAGAAttccttttgcatttcttgAAGACATACATCAGAGATTTGTAAGGACTTACGGCCGCGCTGTTCATTCAGCTCAGGCTTATGCCATGAATGATGAATTTTCTAGGGTTTTGAACCAGCAAATGGAGTACTATTCCAATGATCCTAATGCTGACAGAATCAATAGACTTAAAGGTGAAATGAGTCAG GTGCGAAATGTGATGATTGAAAATATTGACAAAGTTTTAGAGAGAGGTGATCGCTTGGAATTGTTGGTGGATAAAACAGCTAATATGCAAGGGAACACCTTCCGTTTCAGAAAGCAAGCTCGTCGTTTCAGAAATACTGTATGGTGGAGAAATGTCAAGCTTAC GATTGCTTTGATAGTCCTCATCCTGGTGATTGTCTATGTCGTACTGGCTTTTGTTTGCCATGGACCTGCATTACCTAGGTGCCTCAAGTGA
- the LOC8259432 gene encoding PX domain-containing protein EREL1 isoform X1 → MQRRSPPKHRHDGTSPLPLGMDWSPPPRKWNGRNTIWPHDPRSGWSYCVIIPSWVVLPKSRDSDPVVFYRVQIGLQSPEGVTTTRGVLRRFNDFLKLYTDLKRSFPKKNLPPAPPKGLLRLKSRALLEERRCSLEEWMTKLLSDIDLSRSMAVASFLELEAAARSSFQDVNQQLSEASPAADRATSSLQIPLNSTSSLNVGSSSVTSDYGSDTAYETSELGTPRLGRDEQCDVGIEDLTLDEDLTNPIEKLVKYGMSNIDEGLFMGQTILEQLEGLPRHKPHATHMNNVTGKDTYNGNASRISFPASNGMELFSETEPGKVFGHGRKLSSESVGSDGSSLRGSEISNSGTPNLSGDGSLDLPGGVDVSSVAGILGSAELQFSGDAQIILPSDQRQKMNRALLTMQRRLVTAKTDMEDLIARLHQEIAVKDYLTTKVKDLEAELETTKQKNKENLQQAILIERERLTQMQWDMEELRRKSFEMELKLKSKEDDNSSRELKMGSTDLEKDMALQELDATKKQLQNLSKQYEELEAKSKADIKFLAKEFKTLKSSQAVLKEELSQSVREKYEVEKLLQEEREMRMHEKNARKKLLYDCRTLCNRLKECNLNLSSEEEDEFIVESSLADALDLLSTSDDQIALLLAEAQGLFEDDKIAASDDDMQELQKMLANIITDNVKLRKRVNSVMRCALHTGNLSRNSDEAPSKINHVER, encoded by the exons ATGCAGAGACGGAGTCCACCTAAGCATAGACACGACGGTACTTCGCCGTTACCTTTAGGGATGGATTGGAGTCCTCCACCTCGAAAATGG AATGGACGGAATACCATTTGGCCGCATGACCCAAGATCAGGATGGAGTTATTGTGTAATTATACCTTCCTGGGTTGTTCTCCCAAAATCAAGAGATTCAGATCCTGTAGTG TTTTACAGGGTTCAGATTGGTTTGCAATCACCAGAAGGGGTTACAACGACACGTGGAGTGTTGAGAAGATTTAATGACTTTCTGAAGTTATATACTGAT CTTAAAAGATCATTTCCCAAGAAGAATCTTCCACCTGCTCCACCCAAGGGACTACTACGTTTGAAAAGTAGGGCACTTTTGGAAGAG AGACGGTGCTCTTTGGAGGAGTGGATGACAAAGTTGCTATCTGACATTGATTTATCACGAAGCATGGCAGTGGCATCTTTTCTTGAACTAGAGGCTGCTGCGAGGTCTT CATTTCAGGATGTAAACCAGCAGTTATCTGAGGCGAGCCCTGCTGCTGATCGTGCAACTTCTTCACTTCAGATACCTCTGAATTCAACTTCTTCTCTCAATGTTGGTAGTTCGTCAGTTACATCAGATTATGGCAGTGATACTGCTTATGAAACATCTGAGCTTGGAACACCAAGGTTAGGAAGGGATGAACAGTGTGATGTAGGAATAGAGGATCTAACGTTGGATGAAGATTTGACGAATCCAATAGAAAAGCTTGTGAAGTATGGGATGTCCAATATTGATGAGGGACTGTTCATGGGACAGACTATTTTGGAGCAGCTTGAAGGTTTACCTAGGCACAAACCGCATGCCACTCATATGAATAATGTCACAGGGAAGGATACATACAATGGAAATGCTTCTAGAATCTCATTTCCTGCTAGCAATGGCATGGAACTTTTCTCTGAGACAGAGCCTGGCAAGGTCTTTGGTCATGGTCGGAAGTTATCTAGTGAGAGTGTTGGAAGTGATGGAAGTTCTCTAAGAGGCAGTGAAATATCAAACTCTGGCACACCAAATTTATCTGGGGATGGGTCTCTTGACCTTCCTGGAGGTGTTGATGTTTCGAGTGTGGCTGGAATTCTTGGCAGCGCAGAGTTGCAGTTTTCAGGTGATGCACAAATAATCCTTCCATCGGATCAGCGTCAGAAAATGAATAGAGCTCTATTAACCATGCAGAGGAGGTTAGTCACTGCAAAAACAGACATGGAGGATCTTATTGCAAGATTACATCAAGAAATAGCCGTGAAAGATTATCTTACAACAAAG GTGAAGGATTTGGAGGCAGAACTTGAAACAAccaaacagaaaaataaagaaaacctGCAGCAAGCTATTTTGATAGAGAGGGAAAGACTTACCCAAATGCAGTGGGATATGGAGGAACTGAGGCGGAAATCGTTTGAAATGGAGTTGAAGTTGAAGTCTAAAGAG GATGACAACTCAAGTAGAGAATTGAAAATGGGATCCACTGATCTGGAGAAAGACATGGCACTGCAGGAGTTGGATGCTACTAAGAAGCAGCTTCAGAATTTGTCTAAACAGTACGAGGAGCTAGAAGCAAAATCAAAAGCAGATATTAAGTTTCTTGCTAAAGAGTTCAAAACCCTGAAAAGTTCCCAGGCAGTACTGAAGGAGGAGCTTAGTCAATCAGtgagagaaaaatatgaagtCGAG AAACTTCTTCAAGAGGAAAGAGAAATGCGTATGCATGAGAAAAATGCTCGAAAGAAGCTGCTATATGACTGCAGGACGCTTTGCAACCGGCTTAAGGAGTGCAATCTTAACCTATCTAGCGAGGAGGAGGATGAATTTATTGTGGAATCTTCACTGGCAGATGCATTAGATTTGTTGTCTACATCTGATGATCAAATTGCGCTTCTACTTGCAGAg GCACAAGGGCTATTTGAAGATGACAAAATTGCTGCTTCTGATGATGATATGCAAGAGCTGCAGAAGATGCTAGCAAATATAATTACGGATAATGTGAAATTAAGGAAACGGGTGAATTCTGTCATGCGCTGTGCTCTTCATACAGGCAACCTGTCTAGGAATAGTGATGAGGCTCCTTCAAAAATCAATCATGTAGAAAGATGA